The sequence GAGTGGACATCTGCTCTTTTTTTATATCTTGTCCATCTGGCCGAATAATCGTTACGTTAGGATGGTTGCTCGATGTGACACGTCGACAGGAATGGCATGTTCCACATGGAACATCATTTTCAGGTTTACTACAAAGGAGCAGCTTAGCGAAAAAAAGAGCAGCCGATTCTTTTCCCGTCCCTGATTCACCATCAAATATATACGCATGTCCAATCCGCCCATTTTTATAAGAAGAACTTAATCGTTCAATAACGATTTTTTGCCCTTCCAAAAGCCGATGATCCATTTCTTCCGACATGATGTCACACCCCTTGTTTTAAAAAACCCGTGTTTCTTATACGACAGAAAACACGGGATTACATGTATAGATTAATGAGAAGACCCTTGATCTCACCAATTTTAGCCAATAAATCGACAGATGTTTTCTCTTCATTCAGTAAGTCTTCTGCCAATTCAATTAGCCGCTCATCTATCGTCTCGACAAGTTTTAAACGACGCCCCTCACCAAACCGATTCCATGTATGTGACTGTTTAAGTCCCATTCCTGATTCGACAGCTTCTTTGAGAAAACGTCGGACAAGCATTTTAAATTTAGCCATGTCACGTAAATTACGTGATCGCGCAATCCTGTCTCCAGCCGATGAAATATCACCAAGGAGTCTTGTAATCTGTTCACCATGGAGCCTCTGCTCTTGTTTGACAACCATTTGACCAAACCTTGCTCCGCCTTGTGGTGTCTGCAATGGGTCATTCCTCATCTTATCAAGACCAGCCCGGTAATCACCGTTTACTTTCACTTCGCTTCACCTCTGCTCATCAAAAATGATGAAAATGTTCAATTGGCAGAACGAATACCGTTGCTCCACCGACTTCAACTTCCACCGGATAAGGAATGTAAGAATCAGCATTACCACCCATCGGAGAAACAGGTGCTACCATTTGATCCCGTGAACGGCAATTTTCTCGGATAAGTTCAAGCGCCTTTGGAATAAGGCTATCATCAGTACCAATAAGAAACGTTGTATTTCCTGATCTTAGAAATCCCCCTGTACTGGCTAACTTTGTCGCCCGGAAGTCATTTTTAGTCAACGCCGCAGACAACCGGTTACTATCCTGATCCTGTACAACTGCCACAATCAATTTCACGGTAATCTCCCCTTTTTTAGCTTTCCACTATTATATCATGAATTCGCTCATTACATGAGTTGGGTGCATATAATTTTCCAAACATTTTCCGTTACTTCTACTTGAGAAAGTGAAGCATCGGTTTTTACCATCCGATTTGGATAACGGCGGATGATCTTTTGGTACCCCTCGTACACCTTATGATGAAAATTGATACCCTCTTTATCTAAACGATTTTGTTCACGTTCATCGTTCTTTGCAATACGTGCCAGCCCTATTTCCGGGTCGATATCGAAGAAAATGGTCAGGTCTGGCATCATATCACCAATTGCAAACTCATTAATCGATAGAACCTCATCGATTCCCAGACCTCGACC comes from Sporosarcina sp. FSL K6-3457 and encodes:
- a CDS encoding cyclic-di-AMP receptor encodes the protein MKLIVAVVQDQDSNRLSAALTKNDFRATKLASTGGFLRSGNTTFLIGTDDSLIPKALELIRENCRSRDQMVAPVSPMGGNADSYIPYPVEVEVGGATVFVLPIEHFHHF
- a CDS encoding YaaR family protein, which encodes MKVNGDYRAGLDKMRNDPLQTPQGGARFGQMVVKQEQRLHGEQITRLLGDISSAGDRIARSRNLRDMAKFKMLVRRFLKEAVESGMGLKQSHTWNRFGEGRRLKLVETIDERLIELAEDLLNEEKTSVDLLAKIGEIKGLLINLYM